In a genomic window of Candidatus Thiothrix sulfatifontis:
- a CDS encoding ABC transporter permease subunit produces the protein MIKHKAWQRLLRNKMAVGSAILLLLIAVLCVLGPLFSPHPYDEIYWDSMGIPPDAAQGFWFGTDANGRDLFVRTLIGGQISLMVGLAATSVSLLIGVLYGATAGYLGGRTDALMMRLVDVLYALPFMFFVILLMVYFGRSIFLIFVAIGAVEWLTMARIVRGQALSLKSRAFVEAAQVSGVSHFGIIRRHIIPNTLGSVIVYATLTVPQVILFESFLSFLGLGVQEPLTSWGVLIAEGAAQMETAPWMLLCPAGFLAVTLFCLNFLGDGLRDALDPKGG, from the coding sequence ATTGTTACTGCTGATTGCCGTATTGTGTGTCTTGGGGCCGTTGTTTAGCCCGCACCCTTACGACGAAATTTATTGGGATTCGATGGGAATTCCGCCCGATGCCGCGCAAGGTTTCTGGTTTGGGACGGATGCGAATGGACGGGATTTGTTCGTGCGCACCCTGATTGGTGGGCAAATTTCGTTAATGGTGGGCTTGGCGGCAACCTCGGTCAGTTTGCTTATCGGGGTTTTGTATGGGGCAACGGCGGGGTATTTGGGCGGGCGCACCGATGCGCTGATGATGCGGCTGGTAGATGTGTTGTATGCCCTGCCCTTTATGTTTTTCGTGATTTTGCTGATGGTGTATTTCGGGCGTAGCATTTTCCTGATCTTCGTGGCAATTGGCGCGGTGGAATGGCTGACCATGGCGCGAATTGTGCGTGGGCAAGCCTTATCCTTGAAAAGTCGAGCTTTTGTGGAAGCCGCACAGGTCAGCGGCGTGAGTCATTTCGGGATTATTCGCCGTCATATTATCCCCAATACCTTGGGATCGGTGATTGTGTATGCCACGTTGACCGTGCCACAAGTGATATTGTTTGAATCGTTTTTGAGCTTTTTAGGCTTGGGGGTGCAAGAGCCGCTCACCAGTTGGGGCGTGTTGATTGCAGAAGGGGCCGCACAAATGGAAACTGCGCCGTGGATGTTATTGTGTCCGGCTGGATTTTTGGCGGTGACGTTGTTCTGCCTTAATTTTTTGGGCGATGGCTTGCGGGATGCGTTGGATCCGAAAGGGGGATGA
- a CDS encoding Uma2 family endonuclease, which produces MEWSEVIDNPLLQNLPFKIELNKFGKLLMSPASNSHGRFQGRIAGVLWQRQPEGEVITECSIQTSEGVKVADVAWASAAFIAEFGYVTPYPKAPELCVEIVSPSNSKIEIAEKVELYLAKGAQEVWVVYENNRMEMFTHVGQIEQSKFAPDIKAQIFR; this is translated from the coding sequence ATGGAATGGTCAGAAGTTATCGACAACCCATTACTGCAAAACTTACCGTTCAAGATCGAACTGAATAAGTTTGGCAAACTCTTGATGAGTCCCGCCTCTAACAGCCACGGCAGGTTTCAAGGGCGTATTGCGGGTGTATTGTGGCAACGCCAACCCGAAGGCGAAGTCATCACGGAATGCTCGATTCAAACCTCAGAAGGTGTCAAAGTGGCGGATGTGGCATGGGCTTCGGCGGCTTTCATTGCGGAGTTTGGCTATGTCACACCGTACCCTAAAGCGCCGGAGCTGTGCGTTGAAATCGTGTCACCATCCAATTCCAAAATAGAAATTGCGGAAAAAGTGGAACTTTACCTCGCCAAAGGGGCGCAGGAAGTGTGGGTGGTGTACGAGAATAATCGCATGGAAATGTTTACCCATGTTGGGCAGATTGAACAGAGTAAGTTTGCACCGGACATCAAAGCCCAGATTTTTCGTTAA